The following proteins come from a genomic window of Triticum aestivum cultivar Chinese Spring chromosome 6A, IWGSC CS RefSeq v2.1, whole genome shotgun sequence:
- the LOC123132468 gene encoding chaperone protein ClpB3, mitochondrial translates to MALSAASRLSRAARAAAVARRLAAGSREPLPRALAPLAGGSPFSTAAKVSRPSWFAPPMARLPTGGGGGLLVPPRRLFHSTPPARYSTSSSSQISPDQFTEMAWEGVAGAVEAARLSKQQIVESEHLMKALLEQKDGLARRIFSKAGIDNTSVLRATDDFIAKQPKVSGDTSGPVVGQSFTLILDKAIKYKKEYGDEFVSVEHMLRAFTADKRFGQQLFEDLQIGENELKEAISAVRGSQRVTDQNPEGKFQALEKYGIDMTELARRGKLDPVIGRDDEVRRCIQILCRRTKNNPVIIGEPGVGKTAIAEGLAQRIVRGDVPEPLQNRKLISLDMGALLAGSKYRGEFEERLKAVLKEVTASNGQIILFIDEIHTVVGAGATGGAMDAGNLLKPMLGRGELRCIGATTLDEYRKYIEKDAALERRFQQVYCGEPAVEDTVSILRGLRERYEMHHGVKISDGALVAAAALSDRYITGRFLPDKAIDLVDEAAAKLKMEITSKPIELDEVDREIIRFEMEKLSLKNDTDKASRERLSKLEAELESLKQKQKNLSEHWEYEKSLMTRIKSIKEEIDRVNLEIEAAEREYNLNRAAELKYSTLLTLQKQLDEAEENLTEFQQSGKSMLQEEVTDVDIAEIVSKWTGIPVSNLQQSDREKLLLLEDVLHKRVIGQDIAVKSVANAIRRSRAGLSDPNRPIASFMFMGPTGVGKTELGKTLAEFLFNTENALIRIDMSEYMEKHAVSRLVGAPPGYVGYEEGGQLSEAVRRRPYSVVLFDEIEKAHQDVFNILLQLLDDGRITDSQGRTVSFTNCVIIMTSNIGSPLILDTLRNTTDSKDAVYEVMKKQVTEIARQTFRPEFLNRIDEYIVFQPLDSTEINRIVEIQLNRVKNRLLQQKIHLQYTPEAVEHLGALGFDPNYGARPVKRVIQQMVENEIALGVLKGDFKEDDTVVVDVSSVSIAKGFAPKKQLVLQRLENGSTELVAKDGSTELVAND, encoded by the exons ATGGCACTCTCCGCGGCGTCCAGGCTGTCGCGCGCGGCGCGGGCCGCCGCCGTGGCCCGCCGCCTGGCAGCCGGCAGCCGCGAGCCCCTCCCGCGCGCACTTGCGCCGCTAGCCGGGGGAAGCCCCTTCTCCACCGCCGCCAAGGTCAGCAGGCCCTCGTGGTTCGCTCCTCCCATGGCCAGGCTCCCCACGGGGGGCGGGGGTGGCCTCCTGGTGCCGCCTCGCCGGCTTTTCCACTCCACGCCGCCGGCTCGGTACAGCACCTCATCCTCGTCTCAG ATAAGTCCAGATCAATTCACTGAGATGGCTTGGGAGGGGGTTGCCGGTGCAGTTGAGGCAGCGAGATTGTCTAAACAACAGATTGTGGAATCTGAGCACCTGATGAAAGCTCTTTTGGAGCAGAAGGATGGGTTAGCACGCAGAATATTTTCAAAAGCTGGGATAGACAACACATCAGTCCTGCGAGCTACTGATGACTTTATTGCTAAACAACCCAAG GTTAGTGGTGATACAAGTGGGCCAGTTGTAGGGCAAAGTTTCACATTAATTTTGGATAAGGCAATAAAGTACAAAAAAGAGTATGGCGATGAGTTTGTATCAGTTGAGCACATGCTGAGAGCATTCACGGCGGATAAGAGGTTTGGGCAACAGTTGTTCGAAGATCTCCAGATTGGTGAGAATGAGCTGAAGGAAGCTATCTCTGCTGTACGTGGTAGCCAGCGAGTTACAGATCAGA ATCCAGAAGGGAAGTTCCAAGCTCTAGAGAAGTATGGTATCGACATGACAGAACTAGCTCGGCGTGGAAAACTTGATCCTGTTATAGGACGTGATGATGAAGTGCGCCGATGCATTCAAATCCTTTGTAGAAGAACTAAAAATAATCCTGTAATTATTGGCGAGCCAGGAGTTGGCAAAACTGCGATTGCTGAAGG ATTGGCTCAGCGCATTGTGCGGGGAGATGTTCCTGAGCCTTTACAAAATAGAAag CTTATTTCGTTGGACATGGGAGCATTACTTGCTGGTTCCAAATATCGTGGTGAATTTGAAGAGAGACTTAAGGCTGTTCTGAAGGAGGTCACTGCTTCTAATGGACAAATCATCTTGTTCATTGATGAGATTCACACTGTTGTTGGTGCAG GAGCCACTGGTGGGGCAATGGATGCTGGTAACCTGTTGAAACCAATGTTAGGCCGTGGGGAACTCCGTTGCATTGGGGCAACAACATTAGATGAGTACAGGAAGTACATTGAGAAAGATGCTGCTCTTGAACGTAGGTTCCAGCAGGTTTACTGTGGTGAACCAGCAGTTGAGGATACAGTTTCTATTCTACGTGGCCTGCGAGAGCGGTATGAGATGCATCATGGTGTTAAGATATCAGATGGTGCTCTTGTTGCTGCAGCTGCTTTATCAGATCGCTACATCACTGGACGTTTTTTGCCTGACAAAG CTATTGATCTAGTTGATGAAGCGGCAGCTAAATTGAAGATGGAGATTACATCAAAACCTATTGAGTTGGATGAGGTCGACAGGGAAATCATAAGGTTTGAAATGGAGAAGCTTTCATTGAAGAATGATACTGACAAAGCCTCCAGAGAACGACTAAGCAAGCTTGAAGCTGAACTAGAATCCCTCAAGCAGAAGCAGAAAAACCTTTCAGAACACTGGGAGTATGAGAAATCGTTGATGACTCGTATAAAATCAATTAAGGAAGAG ATTGACAGAGTTAACCTGGAGATTGAAGCCGCTGAGAGAGAATATAATTTGAACCGTGCTGCTGAACTCAAATATTCAACGCTTTTGACACTACAAAAACAGCTGGATGAGGCTGAGGAAAACCTTACTGAATTCCAGCAGTCAGGAAAGTCGATGCTTCAAGAAGAGGTGACTGATGTTGATATTGCTGAGATAGTTAGCAAGTGGACTGGTATTCCAGTGTCAAATCTTCAACAATCGGATAGGGAAAAGCTACTGCTACTGGAGGATGTACTCCACAAGAGGGTTATTGGCCAAGATATTGCAGTCAAGTCAGTAGCCAATGCAATCCGTCGTTCTAGGGCAGGCCTATCGGACCCTAACCGTCCAATAGCAAGCTTCATGTTTATGGGCCCTACAGGTGTAGGCAAGACTGAGCTGGGAAAGACGCTAGCTGAATTCCTTTTCAACACTGAGAATGCCTTAATACGGATTGACATGAGTGAGTACATGGAGAAGCATGCTGTTTCTCGCTTGGTTGGAGCACCACCGGGGTATGTCGGTTATGAGGAGGGGGGCCAACTTTCGGAAGCTGTTCGCCGCAGGCCTTACTCTGTTGTTCTGTTTGATGAGATTGAGAAGGCACACCAAGATGTCTTCAACATCTTGTTGCAACTGTTGGACGATGGAAGAATAACTGATTCCCAGGGCAGAACAGTGAGCTTCACTAACTGTGTGATCATCATGACCTCGAACATTGGTTCACCATTGATCCTAGACACCCTCAGAAACACAACAGACAGCAAGGACGCGGTGTATGAGGTAATGAAAAAGCAGGTGACTGAGATTGCTCGGCAGACATTCCGACCAGAGTTCCTGAACAGGATAGATGAATACATTGTGTTCCAACCACTGGACTCAACAGAGATAAATCGCATTGTGGAGATACAG CTGAACCGGGTCAAAAACAGGCTGCTGCAACAGAAGATTCACCTTCAGTACACACCGGAGGCTGTGGAGCATCTCGGCGCTCTTGGCTTTGACCCCAACTACGGTGCCAGGCCCGTCAAGAGGGTGATCCAGCAGATGGTGGAGAACGAGATAGCTCTCGGTGTCCTCAAGGGTGACTTCAAGGAAGACGATACCGTTGTCGTGGATGTAAGCTCCGTGTCGATAGCCAAAGGCTTTGCTCCAAAGAAGCAGCTGGTCCTTCAGAGGCTAGAAAACGGAAGCACAGAGTTGGTTGCCAAGGACGGAAGCACAGAGTTGGTCGCCAATGACTGA